Proteins co-encoded in one Brassica oleracea var. oleracea cultivar TO1000 chromosome C4, BOL, whole genome shotgun sequence genomic window:
- the LOC106338758 gene encoding uncharacterized protein LOC106338758, translated as MLVKKKKHRPPPDLSFKVHAATGSTIPVTISPSAAAASLYASGYDTFTNSGSVIDYVSNLKEFAPSPLKSLLPPHVEVSKLSGGSTAINIDSKSLENVDSQARNYAALLKSSAQLQEMGTPSEHVSGASFVLIPDENIEAAKLEFKDFIYARFHGDYPSMGKIIGVVNAVWARTGPRIFVHNIGQGIYLLRVTNPKTREVLLSRTCWNIGGLPMFVAPWSHEYSPDEPPLTSAIVHVEMHNVLYLLFNRESLSRIATTVGKPDSLAPETEQKENFEVAKLFVRVDLTAPLPNRIVSGFSNGKEVQIDVSYPWLPIKCDVCKKFGHTKERCPTGLTEGSSGQSKGRKATTETQRRRSKSRQAAPQIRK; from the exons ATGCTTGTTAAGAAAAAGAAACATCGCCCGCCTCCTGATCTGTCTTTCAAGGTCCATG CTGCAACTGGATCTACGATTCCAGTGACAATTTCTCCTTCAGCTGCTGCCGCTAGTCTCTATGCGTCCGGATATGATACATTTACAAATTCCGGATCGGTTATCGATTATGTGTCAAATTTGAAGGAATTCGCTCCTTCTCCTTTGAAGTCTTTACTTCCTCCTCATGTGGAGGTTTCCAAACTTTCCGGTGGTTCTACTGCTATCAACATCGACTCTAAGTCTTTGGAGAATGTGGACAGCCAGGCTAGGAATTATGCTGCGTTACTCAAGAGTTCTGCTCAATTGCAAGAGATGGGAACCCCGTCAGAACATGTCTCTGGTGCGTCGTTCGTCCTTATCCCAGACGAAAACATTGAGGCTGCAAAACTAGAGTTCAAAGATTTCATTTACGCACGTTTTCACGGTGATTATCCATCAATGGGGAAAATTATCGGTGTCGTCAATGCAGTGTGGGCTAGAACTGGTCCTCGGATCTTTGTCCATAACATTGGACAAGGCATTTATCTCCTCCGAGTCACAAACCCAAAAACTCGTGAGGTTCTTCTGTCTCGCACCTGTTGGAACATAGGGGGCCTTCCTATGTTCGTGGCGCCTTGGTCCCATGAGTACTCACCTGATGAGCCTCCACTCACGAGTGCAATTGTGCATGTGGAGATGCACAATGTTCTATACCTGCTGTTTAATAGAGAAAGCTTGAGCCGCATCGCGACGACAGTTGGTAAACCAGATTCTCTAGCTCCTGAAACGGAGCAGAAGGAAAATTTTGAAGTTGCTAAATTGTTTGTGCGTGTTGATCTTACTGCCCCCCTGCCTAATAGGATTGTTTCTGGTTTCTCGAATGGTAAAGAGGTTCAGATTGATGTCTCCTACCCTTGGTTACCCATTAAGTGTGATGTTTGTAAGAAGTTTGGTCACACAAAGGAGAGGTGCCCAACGGGCCTCACTGAAGGTTCTTCTGGCCAGTCCAAAGGCAGGAAAGCCACTACTGAAACACAAAGAAGAAGGTCTAAGTCTCGCCAGGCCGCGCCACAGATAAGAAAGTAA